In Hydractinia symbiolongicarpus strain clone_291-10 chromosome 13, HSymV2.1, whole genome shotgun sequence, a single genomic region encodes these proteins:
- the LOC130623069 gene encoding uncharacterized protein LOC130623069, whose amino-acid sequence MPIPTHLPCISVSVNSDRDSLISQYFSQDMTNLEIISFLAIHHSIYISLSTLKRSLKKMCLRRRIGQYESKEEVIQAISSELTESGKSLGYRKLWKAIKANGISARRSSVMEILRELDPVGVESRAKKRLRRRIYSVPGSDFLWHLDGHDKLKPYGFSIHGCIDGFSRRLIWLEVGPTNKRPEVVANYFLEAVTQLNRLPTRIRSDDGTENSIIEAIQICMRADHTDEYAGLGSFIVGSSPNNQRIECFWSQLAKDRPMWWREFFAELSGMGYLDGGNVLIA is encoded by the exons ATGCCTATACCAACGCACTTGCCATGCATTTCAGTGAGTGTTAACAGTGATCGTGATTCTTTGATATCGCAATACTTCTCTCAAGACATGACAAATCTTGAAATAATATCTTTTCTTGCAATTCATCACAGTATTTACATAAGTTTGTCAACattgaaaagaagtttaaaaaaaatgtgcttGAGACGACGCATTGGTCAGTACGAGTCCAAAGAGGAAGTGATTCAAGCGATTTCAAGTGAATTGACTGAAAGTGGAAAGTCACTAG gcTACAGAAAGCTGTGGAAGGCCATAAAGGCAAACGGAATATCAGCCAGAAGATCATCTGTCATGGAAATTTTAAGAGAGTTGGATCCAGTAGGAGTTGAAAGTCGCGCAAAGAAACGGTTGAGGCGCCGAATCTACAGCGTACCTGGGTCAGATTTTTTATGGCACTTGGACGGGCATGACAAACTGAAGCCCTACGGTTTCAGTATACACGGTTGTATTGACGGGTTTTCCCGCCGATTAATTTGGCTCGAAGTTGGACCCACAAATAAACGACCAGAAGTTGTTGCCAACTATTTCTTAGAAGCTGTAACCCAGTTGAACAGACTACCTACTAGAATAAGAAGCGATGACGGGACCGAGAACAGCATAATCGAGGCCATTCAGATATGCATGAGGGCTGATCACACGGATGAGTATGCTGGTCTCGGCAGTTTCATCGTGGGATCCTCTCCGAACAATCAAAGGATTGAATGTTTTTGGTCGCAGTTGGCCAAGGATAGACCAATGTGGTGGAGAGAGTTTTTTGCAGAGCTTTCTGGGATGGGCTATTTGGATGGTGGCAATGTATTGATTGCTTAA
- the LOC130623944 gene encoding uncharacterized protein LOC130623944, protein MKKSKVTFNIRRRCVFNDVMQKMEVFFSDAELSPFKVEFTSMGGKEAGVDTGGPTRELISLFYQSTIGKLTYGIQNNEFFIHDLQKLTEDQYMFFGKFVSLSLLHGCNPPYFSAGLSGFIVGHKDCLCYIDDIPSIDLKIKLENIRNCDKEAEFQSQVQRFHERFDYGYNKPCPKLADKTDLLQKVAHHIIISMQLEEIQQFLKGLEAFGVLDLLRKHPLEAMKLFTYNQDLVDPEVIKSCFDVTYSNESDKAALEEDIFYNWKNFLDELGHGKSITVKTFTVSDVENEKTEESAKSEKKLSLGDVMMFLTGSTVVPNNEKIKVLFDHITGKGRISVSTYQYQLTFLVVPRYTGSKFSRNITEDIINSPGFGIV, encoded by the exons ATGAAAAAAAGTAAAGTAACTTTTAATATCAGAAGAAGATGTGTATTTAATGATGTTATGCAAAAAATGGAGGTGTTTTTTTCAGATGCTGAATTGTCTCCTTTCAAGGTAGAATTCACCAGTATGGGTGGTAAGGAAGCTGGTGTAGACACAGGTGGTCCTACTCGTGAGTTAATATCGCTATTTTATCAAAGCACAATTGGTAAACTTACATATGGCATtcaaaataatgaatttttcATCCATGATCTGCAAAAGTTAACAGAAGATCAATAtatgttttttggaaaatttgtgTCATTATCTTTATTACATGGTTGCAATCCACCATACTTCAGTGCTGGTCTCAGTGGCTTTATAGTGG GGCATAAAGACTGTTTATGTTACATTGATGACATACCCAGCATTGACCTCAAAATTAAACTTGAAAATATCAGAAATTGTGATAAAGAAGCAGAATTTCAGTCTCAAGTTCAACGTTTCCATGAACGATTTGACTATGGTTACAACAAACCATGTCCGAAACTAGCAGACAAAACTGATTTATTGCAAAAGGTTGCTCACCACATCATAATATCTATGCAATTAGAGGAAATTCAGCAATTTTTAAAGGGACTTGAAGCTTTTGGTGTTCTTGATCTGCTTAGAAAGCATCCTTTGGAAGCCATGAAGTTATTCACTTACAACCAAGATCTTGTTGATCCTGAGGTTATCAAGTCCTGTTTTGATGTAACATATTCGAACGAAAGTGATAAAGCTGCCCTAGAGGaagatattttttacaattggaAAAACTTCCTCGATGAATTGGGTCACGGTAAGTCTATCACTGTTAAAACTTTCACCGTATCTGATGTCGAGAATGAAAAAACAGAAGAGAGTGCTAAATCAGAGAAAAAACTTTCACTAGGCGATGTTATGATGTTTCTCACAGGCTCTACTGTTGTACCTAATAACGAAAAAATCAAAGTTCTTTTTGATCATATAACTGGAAAGGGAAGAATCAGTGTTTCGACATATCAGTATCAGCTCACTTTTCTGGTTGTACCAAGATATACTGGGTCAAAATTTTCTAGAAACATTACCGAAGATATTATTAATTCGCCGGGCTTTGGCATTGTTTAA